The window ttttatttgatttcagGGTGAGCCGGAGGctccaataatattaacaagttCAAAAGAgccatcaccatcatcatcaagtcaGTCAGAAACGAGATTAATTCGTCTTGTTGATGGTCCATCAACATTAGAAGGACGtttacaaatatttcatcGTGGTAGTTGGCGTTCAGTATGTACAAATTCACGTAATTGGACGCGAGCAACATATGAAACAGCATGTCGTGAATTGGGTTATCAAGGTGGTCGTTGGTCAGGTTGGATTGATAAATTATGGCCATCAAAACCACGTTTATTATATGAAGATCCACAATGTCATGGTACTGAATCATCACTTCAAGATTGTTTACAATGGTCAAATCGTCAACTTGGTTCTGGTGTTTGTGATTATCATCCAGATATATCAATATCATGTACACAAAAACATGATGGTTCatctaaaaatacaaaaaattggcgtggtattaaatttgaaaatgcaatatatgaaaaaccattaatacaagaaaatacattttatattaaaagatCAAAATCAATAATGCGGCATATTACTTTAAAGTACGCTGGTTCCGGAAGAGATTATAATGTCACGTCTGCGTTGCACGTAGAGGGTGTTCCGCCGCAAATTGATTCtcttataatattaaattcagcATATAATGGTATTAATATAACAACACCAGATTcaccaataattataaataattgtacaattaaaaataataatggttaTGGTATATTTATGAATAGTTCAACTGGTTTAgcacatattaataattgtgaaattattaataattatggtgatggaattaaatatattcattatgaTGAAAGACCAGATGATAAACttgatagaaataatatatatgatttatGTACATTTCCATCAACAACAAGTCAAACATTTCCAATAACAATATCAATGGAACAATCAAAATATtcacaaaatgataaaatatgttCACAACGTATATTTACACGTTATGGACATGTATTAACATtacaatttttacaaatgaaaacagATCGTAATGATTCTGGTAGTATTATGATATATGATGGTTTAAGTgaacatgataaattaatagcaAATGTTAATATACGTAATAATACATTACCACAAagtataacaacaacaaaacaagaactttatatacaatttattgcacaatctaaaacaaaaattattaattttatacgtATATCATctggttataaaaaaaaatatgatttaaatataacaaatagtATTATTGAAGGTAATAATGGACGTGGTATTGGAGTTGAAAATTTACGTTCATTATTACATGTACATGGTACATCTGTATCAGCAAATAATCATATTGCTGGTATTCATGTGTTGAATGGTGCTGCTGATATTAATATAACATCAAGTAgaatatcatataataatgcAGCTggtattaatattacaatgaCTGGTGGTAATCGTAATATATCTAAAAGTATTATATCATCAAATCAAGGATATGGTTTATCATTATGGTTAAATGATAGTTTATCAAgtgaatatttatcatttaatcaaACAACAGTTgttgaatattcaaatatatttaataataatgatattggtgtattaattggtaattcaACTGGTTTATCATATGTTAATATAActggtaataatttttatgattgtcGTGATATtgcaattaaaatacaaacaagttggataaatgataataaaacaacaacacttaaattacaaattggtaataatatatttataaataatagtaaagttggtattgatatatcaccagcattaaatattattggtaaaattgaatataatcaatttcgtaaacataaatttggtgttatacatattaaaaattcattattatatgaagAATTTAATGTATTACCagcaaatatattaattcaatataatgatttttttataaattcaggTATTTATGTTGTATCATTGGGTTTATCAACATATAGtgatttacaatatttattatttacaagaaattttataaaagataataatattagtgaaccatttgatttatataattatcataaaaaattaataccaaGATCAAGAGTATCAGCTGTTATTGTTGTATCATCAAGTAATGTTgttatatttagaaatataattAGTAATCCAGATTCAAATTATGAAATTGGTTCACATCTTGAGGatcaaagtaaaataattaattgtacatTAAATTGGCTTGGTTCaagtgatgaaaataaaatacttgataaattattttatcgtaAAGATCGTTATAATTTAgctaaaattgattatttaccatatttattacatgataataatccagcatcaaatattaaaagagaTGATCAATATTATGtacaacaatttataaaaacaggaACAAATTTAATTGGTGGTGAAATTGATGGTCAATTAACATTATATAATGGTGAATATATTGTTGAACGTGATATTAATATACGTCCTGGTGGTAAATTAATACTTGAAGCTGGTGTTACATTAAAATTTCCACCAGCAGTTGGTATGATGGTTGCTGGTACTCTAACAGCACATGGTACTGATacaaatcaaatattattaactttaaaagaagaaacaaaaattaaatcaacaaaaaataatagtaccaagaatatatttgataatagcaataataatataccaatAAGATTACTTGGTggtaataaaacaaattatgaaGGACGTTTACAAGTTAAAATTGGTGAAAAATGGGGAACAGTTTGTAATTATGGTTGGACAATAAATAATGCAGCACTTGTTTGTCATCAACTTGGTTTAGTGCTTGATCCAGATGATTGGAATTTTGAAAGATCAGATATTCCTGATGCAGGTAAAAATGAagatattattatcagtaatGTAAGATGcactgatgatgatattgacataacaaaatgtaaattagaattttttgatGAGTTTGAAAATTCTTGTTCACATGATAATGATGTTGGTGTTCGTTGTTTAGAAGCAGCTTGGGCAGGTTTACGTCTTGGTCCACTTGCAACAAGAACTGAtcttaaatatattacaattgaaaaatctGGATTACTTGATTATACAACAAATGCATTTAAACCAGCAttacaaattgatttttcacgTCAttcattggaaaatttaaatattataaataatttacaagatgGTATTGGTATTATTTATTCAGATATATATTCTGGTGATGCTATTAATACAATTGATAATTGtgatttatcatataataGAGGTAGTGGAATTAGTTTTAAACAACTTGgtttaaaaatacttaattcaaaaattgaaaataacaaaatttctGGTATAAGGCATAATCCAGCTCTCTCAGCAGTTAAGCAGAGAGAATTTGCTGGATGGTTCATGCAATCAACCAGTGCATCAGTTGATATAACATATAAACCAACAATAATACCggatgattttattaataataatttaaataatattattaaattagatTCATcaagtataatatatttagtaacatctaaaattaataaaaataataataatattaaaattaatatagaaaTTGAATGTTCACCAGAAAGAATAATTggtatacaattattaaatccaATTGAAAATAGAAGTActgaatcaataataatacatgatTCAAAAAGGATAAATTCAAATGGTAATATATGGAATTTAAAAAGAGATTTATCTGTATTTCCAGTATCATCAAGTTCATATACACTTATTATAGAATATGAAAGTGGTGATAATGCAATTGGTGGTGCTGTATTagtattaacaacaattgaagcaatacaacaaaatattaaaaatcgtATTAAACAAGGACCAATACcaacattaacattaattaatacaattataaaaCGTAATAAAAATGGTATATATGCATCATattataatagaaattttgatgaaattggtaatcattttttacgtaaatcaaatgaatcaatacgttttattaattgtgatatatcaaataatgaaaatgaagcaattaaaatattatcaccaTACTggaatatttatcaatcaaatataTCAGAAATATCAATTCATATTAATAGAACATTAATAACAGATAATGGACGTggtatttatcaatttagtCATGATATGAgacaatcaaataatttatttcattggaTTATACAAGATAGTACTattgaaagaaataaagatGGTGGTTTTAATGTTGCATTACCATATGTATGgcaatataatgaaaattttactcattcattatattttgataataatacatggcgtgataattataattttggtattattattgatggaCATTATGCAACATTAAAtatgtcaaataataaatttaatgataataaatgtaaacatggtttaatatcaatacgtggaatggaaaaaaaaatgaaaattcataataatcatattgaaaataataatggtacatttatgattgaatttaaaattgatagtCAATCAGAAATTATTGGTGAAATACcagcaatatttaataaaaattatgttagtaaaaattatgatggtttaataacaaataaatattatcaaaatactgataatagaaatcatcaacaaatgttTAATATACAAACATGTGTTGTTTGTTTTCGTGGTAtacaaaaagtaataataaaacgtAATATATTTGGTGATAATGcattaaattatgaattacTTGCTGGTATTAAAAcagctaaaattaataataatgttaatgtaGAAGAAAATTGGTGGGGTAcatcaaatgataatgaaattaaaaaacgtatatttgattttgatgatTGGAATAATCATGCTATTGCAAATTATCGtccatatttaaataataatgaatttacagctgatttaataacaacaaaatggGATATAACAACATCAATTGATATGGATAATTTAGGTGGacgtattattaataatttattaattcaatatcgTGATAAaccatatattattaattcagaTATAACAATAATGCCTGAAGCAACAGTTATCATTGAACCTGGTGTTAAAATGGAATTTGCATCAAATGTTGGTATACTTGTATTGGGTACATTAAAAGCAATTGGTGAACgtgataatgaaattattatgagACCAAtagtaaaatcaaaaaatacaaatgatgatgatgataataatgatgtaactaaatcatcattatctaGTAATAATGATGTACCAACAATAAGATTATGTAAAGAGGGTAAAtgtaattcaacaacaaatgaaggttttattgaatattttaataaaacaacattaCAATGGATACCAATATGTGATTCAAGATTTAGTGAAAGAAATGCACAAGTTGCATGTCGTCAATTAGgatataattcattaaatgtATTTGTATCACATGATAAGCGATATGAATTACATCCTGGTTCATTAACAAGAATATGGTCATGGCCTGAACCATTACAATGTTCTGGTAATGaagaaaatttagataattgtCAAATACGTTTAAATGGACAATTAtatggtaaaaaattaaattgtccaTGGGATGGTAAATgggtatttataaattgtggtaatgattataataataaaaataataattataattattgggGTGGTATTAGAATTGCAAATAGTGAATTTGAACATCATTTTTATGAGCATAGAATGCATGATTTAATAACACATGAAACAATAAGAAGAgttgaatcaatattaaaatatattaatattgaaggAGCTGGTATATtacataatgaaaaatcaCCAGCAATACAAACAGTTATGAAAAATccagaaatattatttgttaatataaataatagtgcATATCatggaataaatataatatcaccAACACATACATTACAATTacgttttaataaaataaataatgcatATGGTAatggtattaatttattatcattaactgGTGAAGGACGTGAAGCTGATGAAAGTTCATTTAcaccattaaaaaatattaatataccatataatttatttagtatgGTTGATATTTGTGATACAAGTaaagaaattgaaattgaagaaagaatattattatattataaatatgataataatccagttaattgtattaaaatatttcgtaGTACATATAGAGCAAAACCAATTGGTTTTagattattacaatttaatatatttaattcaactgGTAAACCAGGTAGAGCTGATGAAATAACATTATATGATGgtgatatatataatataactgctaaaaaaattggacaattaaaatttaatagtaaagatgaaaaaaaattatttaaaacagatGGACCAAGTTTaagtgttaaattatttgcaaATGGTGCAAGTGGTATTTATGGTTTTATTGCTGAAATAGTTACATTACCAATATCAGCAATTGGTTTTAATCGTGATGTACAacataatatatcaaattcaataatatcaaattgtcaagATGGAgctattaaatattcaaatgctGGTGAAGTTAATGCTATtgtaacaattgaaaaaaatcaaataatttataattgtaaaaaatattatggtaATTTTACAACTTGTAAAGAAACAATATCAAtgaatatacaaaatacacaatcattatattttagaaataatttaatacgtTATAATCAAGGtggtttatcaataatatctgATTCAAGAGGATCAGCAACATCATTAAAAGGAtggatatataataatttattttctgataattataatgcaccagtattatcaattgaagGAAGAAAAAGTAGTCCATATCaagaaattacaatatttagaaattattttatgaaaaataatgcaccatatgataataatattatattaaaacaagTTGTTAGTAATATGACACTCAATTATCTTCGTGCTAATTTGGGTCTTCATTTACTTGAAGTATCTGGTTTTGAACGTGTTAGATTACCAATTTATCAGACAACATCACATAAtggattttataataattatgctGTTGATCCATTTGGTAGAAGTACCATTGTTGCTGGTACACCTGGTCAACAAtatgttgataatatattttttaatccagATAATGATTATGAAATTATGACTGTCAATCGATCACTGTAAGtttaattatctattatttttttttttatttctattatttcttttaattttatacttactttattttcttttttttcataaaatgcATGATCTATCAGAGTTGTCAACAAGGAATTGTATGATaagtaagtttatttattcatttaaaaaataaaaaagtctttttgtttttctctttattCTTTGGGactttattgtttatttatttatttatttatttgtaatagtaa is drawn from Aphidius gifuensis isolate YNYX2018 linkage group LG3, ASM1490517v1, whole genome shotgun sequence and contains these coding sequences:
- the LOC122852464 gene encoding protein bark beetle isoform X1 encodes the protein MKMRVLWLFFVLLIVVNCDDNDNDDNVDDSDNNNNEVSTDLPSIYYTEPSSSGDNDAKGFTEIPGGHIVRNKRVLEKSKSPYLLREDLFIEREGKLVVESGVEIRFAPMIGITVRGILTAKGEPEAPIILTSSKEPSPSSSSQSETRLIRLVDGPSTLEGRLQIFHRGSWRSVCTNSRNWTRATYETACRELGYQGGRWSGWIDKLWPSKPRLLYEDPQCHGTESSLQDCLQWSNRQLGSGVCDYHPDISISCTQKHDGSSKNTKNWRGIKFENAIYEKPLIQENTFYIKRSKSIMRHITLKYAGSGRDYNVTSALHVEGVPPQIDSLIILNSAYNGINITTPDSPIIINNCTIKNNNGYGIFMNSSTGLAHINNCEIINNYGDGIKYIHYDERPDDKLDRNNIYDLCTFPSTTSQTFPITISMEQSKYSQNDKICSQRIFTRYGHVLTLQFLQMKTDRNDSGSIMIYDGLSEHDKLIANVNIRNNTLPQSITTTKQELYIQFIAQSKTKIINFIRISSGYKKKYDLNITNSIIEGNNGRGIGVENLRSLLHVHGTSVSANNHIAGIHVLNGAADINITSSRISYNNAAGINITMTGGNRNISKSIISSNQGYGLSLWLNDSLSSEYLSFNQTTVVEYSNIFNNNDIGVLIGNSTGLSYVNITGNNFYDCRDIAIKIQTSWINDNKTTTLKLQIGNNIFINNSKVGIDISPALNIIGKIEYNQFRKHKFGVIHIKNSLLYEEFNVLPANILIQYNDFFINSGIYVVSLGLSTYSDLQYLLFTRNFIKDNNISEPFDLYNYHKKLIPRSRVSAVIVVSSSNVVIFRNIISNPDSNYEIGSHLEDQSKIINCTLNWLGSSDENKILDKLFYRKDRYNLAKIDYLPYLLHDNNPASNIKRDDQYYVQQFIKTGTNLIGGEIDGQLTLYNGEYIVERDINIRPGGKLILEAGVTLKFPPAVGMMVAGTLTAHGTDTNQILLTLKEETKIKSTKNNSTKNIFDNSNNNIPIRLLGGNKTNYEGRLQVKIGEKWGTVCNYGWTINNAALVCHQLGLVLDPDDWNFERSDIPDAGKNEDIIISNVRCTDDDIDITKCKLEFFDEFENSCSHDNDVGVRCLEAAWAGLRLGPLATRTDLKYITIEKSGLLDYTTNAFKPALQIDFSRHSLENLNIINNLQDGIGIIYSDIYSGDAINTIDNCDLSYNRGSGISFKQLGLKILNSKIENNKISGIRHNPALSAVKQREFAGWFMQSTSASVDITYKPTIIPDDFINNNLNNIIKLDSSSIIYLVTSKINKNNNNIKINIEIECSPERIIGIQLLNPIENRSTESIIIHDSKRINSNGNIWNLKRDLSVFPVSSSSYTLIIEYESGDNAIGGAVLVLTTIEAIQQNIKNRIKQGPIPTLTLINTIIKRNKNGIYASYYNRNFDEIGNHFLRKSNESIRFINCDISNNENEAIKILSPYWNIYQSNISEISIHINRTLITDNGRGIYQFSHDMRQSNNLFHWIIQDSTIERNKDGGFNVALPYVWQYNENFTHSLYFDNNTWRDNYNFGIIIDGHYATLNMSNNKFNDNKCKHGLISIRGMEKKMKIHNNHIENNNGTFMIEFKIDSQSEIIGEIPAIFNKNYVSKNYDGLITNKYYQNTDNRNHQQMFNIQTCVVCFRGIQKVIIKRNIFGDNALNYELLAGIKTAKINNNVNVEENWWGTSNDNEIKKRIFDFDDWNNHAIANYRPYLNNNEFTADLITTKWDITTSIDMDNLGGRIINNLLIQYRDKPYIINSDITIMPEATVIIEPGVKMEFASNVGILVLGTLKAIGERDNEIIMRPIVKSKNTNDDDDNNDVTKSSLSSNNDVPTIRLCKEGKCNSTTNEGFIEYFNKTTLQWIPICDSRFSERNAQVACRQLGYNSLNVFVSHDKRYELHPGSLTRIWSWPEPLQCSGNEENLDNCQIRLNGQLYGKKLNCPWDGKWVFINCGNDYNNKNNNYNYWGGIRIANSEFEHHFYEHRMHDLITHETIRRVESILKYINIEGAGILHNEKSPAIQTVMKNPEILFVNINNSAYHGINIISPTHTLQLRFNKINNAYGNGINLLSLTGEGREADESSFTPLKNINIPYNLFSMVDICDTSKEIEIEERILLYYKYDNNPVNCIKIFRSTYRAKPIGFRLLQFNIFNSTGKPGRADEITLYDGDIYNITAKKIGQLKFNSKDEKKLFKTDGPSLSVKLFANGASGIYGFIAEIVTLPISAIGFNRDVQHNISNSIISNCQDGAIKYSNAGEVNAIVTIEKNQIIYNCKKYYGNFTTCKETISMNIQNTQSLYFRNNLIRYNQGGLSIISDSRGSATSLKGWIYNNLFSDNYNAPVLSIEGRKSSPYQEITIFRNYFMKNNAPYDNNIILKQVVSNMTLNYLRANLGLHLLEVSGFERVRLPIYQTTSHNGFYNNYAVDPFGRSTIVAGTPGQQYVDNIFFNPDNDYEIMTVNRSLVVNKELYDNHLEMWRSHVDAKHNWWSYNETLAVAGRIRDREDSLELLQVDYIPYHMNNKTVLNDKCPPGWDLVGDTCYIYIGAPMDFFSARKFCQEANASMPFIVPSTVPFTTGKYSALWEFLLKQQERFSYSDLVWIQDLDRINQCTTFTYQHIEIDNCDRPSPFICEIDPGIRINPLSWKADVVALGVFSACTIAIALLAIAICFWISKSKRRKVERLERRNSIRQSLHSLRSIGSTTGFTELSYRRKPLATKSTDTLASRSMDYKKMMNNGSIDSMDKSQLNSSIEDNRSYDVYESHNPQYSPSTSDFKTATSSSSTATKQTNQKYQVPHADNPVFDLAYRNEGFRNHSTFTSRNNSNWASMANSEVAHDDTPTDQINESTYLNTNTSTLPLNSSIAMTDSISELKRDIDNAPYSYEQYGPPPITPGSEPVPEYFIPPSPPQPYYYDERPRSGTLLETNLDCNEDKPLRSKSEALLETNFDVYFPNETTELTQLSANSRSKSQPLETAM
- the LOC122852464 gene encoding protein bark beetle isoform X2 encodes the protein MKMRVLWLFFVLLIVVNCDDNDNDDNVDDSDNNNNEVSTDLPSIYYTEPSSSGDNDAKGFTEIPGGHIVRNKRVLEKSKSPYLLREDLFIEREGKLVVESGVEIRFAPMIGITVRGILTAKGEPEAPIILTSSKEPSPSSSSQSETRLIRLVDGPSTLEGRLQIFHRGSWRSVCTNSRNWTRATYETACRELGYQGGRWSGWIDKLWPSKPRLLYEDPQCHGTESSLQDCLQWSNRQLGSGVCDYHPDISISCTQKHDGSSKNTKNWRGIKFENAIYEKPLIQENTFYIKRSKSIMRHITLKYAGSGRDYNVTSALHVEGVPPQIDSLIILNSAYNGINITTPDSPIIINNCTIKNNNGYGIFMNSSTGLAHINNCEIINNYGDGIKYIHYDERPDDKLDRNNIYDLCTFPSTTSQTFPITISMEQSKYSQNDKICSQRIFTRYGHVLTLQFLQMKTDRNDSGSIMIYDGLSEHDKLIANVNIRNNTLPQSITTTKQELYIQFIAQSKTKIINFIRISSGYKKKYDLNITNSIIEGNNGRGIGVENLRSLLHVHGTSVSANNHIAGIHVLNGAADINITSSRISYNNAAGINITMTGGNRNISKSIISSNQGYGLSLWLNDSLSSEYLSFNQTTVVEYSNIFNNNDIGVLIGNSTGLSYVNITGNNFYDCRDIAIKIQTSWINDNKTTTLKLQIGNNIFINNSKVGIDISPALNIIGKIEYNQFRKHKFGVIHIKNSLLYEEFNVLPANILIQYNDFFINSGIYVVSLGLSTYSDLQYLLFTRNFIKDNNISEPFDLYNYHKKLIPRSRVSAVIVVSSSNVVIFRNIISNPDSNYEIGSHLEDQSKIINCTLNWLGSSDENKILDKLFYRKDRYNLAKIDYLPYLLHDNNPASNIKRDDQYYVQQFIKTGTNLIGGEIDGQLTLYNGEYIVERDINIRPGGKLILEAGVTLKFPPAVGMMVAGTLTAHGTDTNQILLTLKEETKIKSTKNNSTKNIFDNSNNNIPIRLLGGNKTNYEGRLQVKIGEKWGTVCNYGWTINNAALVCHQLGLVLDPDDWNFERSDIPDAGKNEDIIISNVRCTDDDIDITKCKLEFFDEFENSCSHDNDVGVRCLEAAWAGLRLGPLATRTDLKYITIEKSGLLDYTTNAFKPALQIDFSRHSLENLNIINNLQDGIGIIYSDIYSGDAINTIDNCDLSYNRGSGISFKQLGLKILNSKIENNKISGIRHNPALSAVKQREFAGWFMQSTSASVDITYKPTIIPDDFINNNLNNIIKLDSSSIIYLVTSKINKNNNNIKINIEIECSPERIIGIQLLNPIENRSTESIIIHDSKRINSNGNIWNLKRDLSVFPVSSSSYTLIIEYESGDNAIGGAVLVLTTIEAIQQNIKNRIKQGPIPTLTLINTIIKRNKNGIYASYYNRNFDEIGNHFLRKSNESIRFINCDISNNENEAIKILSPYWNIYQSNISEISIHINRTLITDNGRGIYQFSHDMRQSNNLFHWIIQDSTIERNKDGGFNVALPYVWQYNENFTHSLYFDNNTWRDNYNFGIIIDGHYATLNMSNNKFNDNKCKHGLISIRGMEKKMKIHNNHIENNNGTFMIEFKIDSQSEIIGEIPAIFNKNYVSKNYDGLITNKYYQNTDNRNHQQMFNIQTCVVCFRGIQKVIIKRNIFGDNALNYELLAGIKTAKINNNVNVEENWWGTSNDNEIKKRIFDFDDWNNHAIANYRPYLNNNEFTADLITTKWDITTSIDMDNLGGRIINNLLIQYRDKPYIINSDITIMPEATVIIEPGVKMEFASNVGILVLGTLKAIGERDNEIIMRPIVKSKNTNDDDDNNDVTKSSLSSNNDVPTIRLCKEGKCNSTTNEGFIEYFNKTTLQWIPICDSRFSERNAQVACRQLGYNSLNVFVSHDKRYELHPGSLTRIWSWPEPLQCSGNEENLDNCQIRLNGQLYGKKLNCPWDGKWVFINCGNDYNNKNNNYNYWGGIRIANSEFEHHFYEHRMHDLITHETIRRVESILKYINIEGAGILHNEKSPAIQTVMKNPEILFVNINNSAYHGINIISPTHTLQLRFNKINNAYGNGINLLSLTGEGREADESSFTPLKNINIPYNLFSMVDICDTSKEIEIEERILLYYKYDNNPVNCIKIFRSTYRAKPIGFRLLQFNIFNSTGKPGRADEITLYDGDIYNITAKKIGQLKFNSKDEKKLFKTDGPSLSVKLFANGASGIYGFIAEIVTLPISAIGFNRDVQHNISNSIISNCQDGAIKYSNAGEVNAIVTIEKNQIIYNCKKYYGNFTTCKETISMNIQNTQSLYFRNNLIRYNQGGLSIISDSRGSATSLKGWIYNNLFSDNYNAPVLSIEGRKSSPYQEITIFRNYFMKNNAPYDNNIILKQVVSNMTLNYLRANLGLHLLEVSGFERVRLPIYQTTSHNGFYNNYAVDPFGRSTIVAGTPGQQYVDNIFFNPDNDYEIMTVNRSLHLEMWRSHVDAKHNWWSYNETLAVAGRIRDREDSLELLQVDYIPYHMNNKTVLNDKCPPGWDLVGDTCYIYIGAPMDFFSARKFCQEANASMPFIVPSTVPFTTGKYSALWEFLLKQQERFSYSDLVWIQDLDRINQCTTFTYQHIEIDNCDRPSPFICEIDPGIRINPLSWKADVVALGVFSACTIAIALLAIAICFWISKSKRRKVERLERRNSIRQSLHSLRSIGSTTGFTELSYRRKPLATKSTDTLASRSMDYKKMMNNGSIDSMDKSQLNSSIEDNRSYDVYESHNPQYSPSTSDFKTATSSSSTATKQTNQKYQVPHADNPVFDLAYRNEGFRNHSTFTSRNNSNWASMANSEVAHDDTPTDQINESTYLNTNTSTLPLNSSIAMTDSISELKRDIDNAPYSYEQYGPPPITPGSEPVPEYFIPPSPPQPYYYDERPRSGTLLETNLDCNEDKPLRSKSEALLETNFDVYFPNETTELTQLSANSRSKSQPLETAM